caaaatatcataaatacttgattgtttctataagatcaaataggtgcttaatggaaactacctgtttgcacagaatgattttacctcagagtgaaaGTATACCATCTGAGGGTGTCACTTACActgtatcaggccaatctgatatggagtttgtaaaatatagcTCTCCAAAAAACCCAAATacaagtttatttttataagatcaaatagatgtttaagGAAACTACCTAtttgcacagaataatttcacttcagagtgacagtataccacctcaatgtgtcactcacaccgtatcagatcaatctgatatggagtttgtaaaatacagctctccaaaataacctaaatacatgtttatttctataagaacAAATACCTGTTTAAatgaaactacctgtttgcacagaataatttcacttcagagtgacagtataccacctcaaggtgtcactcacacaatatcaagacaatctgatatggagtttgtaaaatacagctctccaaaataacctatatacatgtttatttctataagatcaaatagatttttaaaggaaactacctagAACAACCACCCTTAATATGCTGGCAACTTCATAGTAAACCACCATAATATCTcaacaacagcctagcaacaaccaataaaaccTTATCAACAGTCTAGCAATCACCCAGAAAACAAGAGCAATAGCATAGCAACCAACCAGAATTCCACAACAACAacttagcaaccacacagaaccccagagcaacagcctagcaaccgccataattccctagcaaccacaaaGAATGCCAGAAcaacaacctagcaaccacccatataGCCTAGCAACAGTCTAGCAATCACAGAGAAAACCAAAGCTATACCCTAGCTACCATTTAAAAAACCTTAGTAACAGCGTAGCAACCACAcataatgcaataaaaatagcctagcaaccacccataatacccgaGCAATGAATTAAAACAGACCCAGAATGCAACaaaaacagcctagcaaccacccattaATCCCTAGCTACGATTTATAACAGACACAGAATACaatagaaacagcctagcaaccacccacaataccctagcaatgatttaaaaaggcacataatgcaacagaaatagcctagcaaccacccataataccctagcaatgaatTAAAACAGACCCAGAATGCaatagaaacagcctagcaaccacgcaaaatgcaacaaaaacagcctagcaaccacccataataccctagcaattaCTTTTAACTAGGGATggaccgaatccagatttttttggGTTCCACTgttgggttcggccgaatccgaaaccaaATACCGAATCTTACTCGCATTCTTATTCCATTACAGGGCTCGCCAAATTTCAAAGTCCCTTTGGGCAGGCACTCTTCAGTTTTTGGTAGCCCGAAATTTTGCCAATACAAAGCCAATAGGTCTAACCACAATGTTTAATCTGATATtcttgttattgttttgatgctgttgtttttaacaaacaaaaaactagATTTCCATGTAAACCAACTGTTCCTGCTCATCACCACACCAGATATACTCaccatttaaaagtggtttagtgtttcacaaaactcacagtttggatcatcCAGTTAGAGATTGGATAATTTTTTCGATCAGAAAAACAGGGGCTACTGTCGCTTTAATGGCGATTATGCAGAGTCACACTCTTAACTGCCTGTACAATCTATATCACATTAAAGTTTTCTGCGagagatttaattttcttacgtgaggacagtaatgactgacaggacgAAGTTTGaggatttgcacaaaaatcCATGACAAATCAGTGCGGATTGCTTCCTGTACTCCGGCTTCGCCCGATcgcgaaagtgaaagtaaaactcgAGCGCGCGCTCAAACGCAATTTAAATACCCAATGCCTGAATTTCATGCACCACAATTACCCATCCAAATCTGTGAGAGGATACAtaagtatttaaatatttttttttcctccctataagtcaagatagcccgacgggcagggcggGGATGCATTTTAATAACCCGACTGCAAAGCACAATGAAAGCAATGCGGTGCGATAGGTTAGTTTTTCCAGGTGGGTCCACGAAATGTGAAacgcccctaaggctcaccgggGGAAAAAAAACACTTATCTAAACGTCAGCACctgatgtgtgtaatcaacggccgcgtgacgtcgaccagcgtagcgcaagcttagggttcggttcggtggaaaaaaaatctaagattcggccgaacccgaaccccgtcaaaaagcccagtattcggccgaatccgaatcctggattcggtgcacccctacttttaacagacacagaatgcaataGAAACAGCTTAGCAGCCACCAATAATACCCTATCAATGACttaaacagacacagaatgcaaaagaaacagactagcaaccacccatataccctagcaacagtctaGCAATCACATAGAAAACCAGAGCTATACCCTAGTAACCACTTAAAAAGCCCTAGCAATAGCATAGCAAGCAACCAGAATGCAACAaaaacaacctagcaaccacGCATAAAACCCTagtaacagcctagcaaccacacagaatgcaagagaaacaaCGTAgaaaccacccataataccctagcaacaacttAAAGAACCttagcaacagcctagcaaccacacagaaggCAAGAGAGACCGCCTAGCAATCACcctaataccctagcaatgacttaaaacagacacagaatgcaagatAAACAGCCTAGCAGCCACCAAaaataccctagcaacgacttaaacagacacagaatgcaagagaaacagaCTAGCAACCACCTatataccctagcaacagtctaGCAATCACATTCAAAACCAAAGCTATACCCTCGCAACCACTTAAAAAGCCCTAGCAATACCATAGCAAGCAACCAGAATGCAACAAAAACAACCTAGCAACAACGCATACAACCCTagtaacagcctagcaaccacacagaatgcaagagagACCGCCTCGCAACCACTCATAATACCCTACCAATGACTttaaacagacacagaatgcaacagaaacagcctagcatccaaacagaatgcaacagaaacagcctagcaaccacttatagaaccctagcaaccacacagaatgcaagagaaacagcctagcaaccacccataataccctagcaattacttaaaacagacacataatgcaacagaaacaacctagcaaccatttaTAGAACCCTAGCAagcacacagaatgcaagagaaacagcctagcaaccacccataataccctagcaattacttaaaacagacacataatgcaacataaacagcctagcaaccaaacagaatgcaacagaaacagcctagcaaccacttatcCACACTATTCCTACGCCCCATGACGCTTTGCGCGAATTGTGGGTGCGACTTCCGGCGCGTACTGTCACTGGACCAGAGCCGGTGATTTCCATGATGATTACGGTCATAATttcatgtatgaaccagtgtgaggatgaaattaagaagtgtccTGATACATCAAGATATATTCAATCGTTTCATGTTGTTCCTCGGGGGCGACGGATCTTCAATGTGcaaataaaagcacagagacatgcCGTATCTCTACAGTGGGacagtcagtcgagtgtttaaTACATGCAATATACAGAGACTTCTTGTTTTTAAACGTTTCAggtgatggtttaaaatgtcacaactgtccctggTGTGAGGTTTTTTTAAACGGCAATTTTAATCGACTTGTTTGAGTTTTTATGGCTACACATCAAGCTTCACGCGATCCGACAGCAGCAGTAACTTATGCTTCTCATTCAATACAatgttatttaaacaaaccataataaacatattaaactcctATTACATGTTTTCAgatttcgttttatgaaaatattatacagtaaataagacatgagcttatgaaattatttgcttaaataatttatttaaaacacaacaaaagtaACGGTATGCGTAACACATcacgaactattataaacattaactaataagcaGTTAATGTCGTAGGCTATATATTATGTGCTGTAAtctcatttttgtaataatatataggccctagtagcagaataaataaatcagcatatttatATCTGCATAATATGTTGTTTTTgaataattattgtatttattgttcactgtcagtttctatgaaaggttttactggatggatgtgtggatacTGTTAATAGATGCACGTGCGCCACATAAACATTCAGTTCTTGAGCGTGtattacagttaaaacaacCGTTTTGTAAAGGTTTACTGCGTTTGTATCATCTATTATGttaacccctaactgcacaaattatgccgatcttcctggatttcataataagcattaaaatgcCAGTCAAAACGTCAGACTCGTATCCCTCGCAATAGGACTATTATTAGctgtagtggctcaccggaagttttACCCATCTGAGCTCAAGATGGCGTCGCCCGCATTTACCTCAGGAAAAGTGTGGATAGAACCCTAGCAACtacacagaatgcaagagaaacagcctagcaaccacccataataccctagcaattaCTTATAACagacacataatgcaacagaaatATCAGCAGATTAAGtgagaaacttttattttgaaatcattcCTCTCGTGCGTTTACCGTAATGTCTAATTTATGTGCACACAGAAAAAAAACGGGGGGCTAGTTTGACCGTCTTTTTCGGAGTGGCAGCTGGCTTGACTGCAgtctgatggttcagtattttacttgcccagtctgaattttcactgacatcacaaaaaagtaaaatataaaatacaaataaaataggcctaatctatatttcttgtttctgacatgtgtaaccctaataaatatgaaacctaagattaaaggtgccataggatgttttgccataatatgttaaattgttctttgacaattacatagaatgttgctttattaagagcaaaaattatccagaaacgtttttacatgtccatttacaaccctagaatttgtcatttgaatttaattgtctatttttgccatatttaaaagggacatgaataataatgttgagccctgctctgaggctcatgccagaagctcacattagtaaacagaccttatattttgagcccttatcagataaaaatacattttgagtaacaactaacaactaatcagctaaacgctagcatatgatatagcatttattggcatgtagcgctaactcagcagtcacaactttgtttttagcattttaacaaatttgtaattaatgtgtaatttaatgttttcaaaacatgcacattgtgtaatggcttcctttcctgctctataaacctagactactaaggagaccatggtgtctgtgtgaacaactgattattttgtagacatcttttgaaaattaaacaattgcgtgagtttgaggaagataaaattaattaacttttttaatatattttttaaaaaggaagtcagaattgcgttaatatatatactttttgttaaaaaaaaaagaaaaaatatacataattatgagaagtgccctttatttcacttgagcccctgcccctcaaaatgtctgtgcacgtccctgctGAAGATGAACTGAATCTCACTCCAGCTGTGGGCTTCACACTGAATAAATCACCACACAAACTGTGTGAAGTCTAAAGTTTTGATATCTGTGgcactgaaaataaaaactgttattgTCTTTAAAGATATCTGAAGCTAAATGATGTAAATGTCAGAACGCACATAatcttctaaaaaaaatcttaatttaatttataccAAATATAAttgttacttttttatattgtgtACAATGCAATCTGAACATTTAGGTGTTTTGTATGAGATTTAGCCTGATATACGCTTGTTTTGAATTTTGTTGTTTGTCCTTTTTATAGCCAAATAAGACTTTTTTTACTGCCAAGGCAAAATGTACGGAAAGTATATAGGCTATTTGTATGTTCATGtgaattatttaataaatacaataaaatctgtatttttatcatTTGTAAGGGAATCAATATTTGGTTTACAAGGTTTTATGGCTGCAAACCTACAAAATTATGTAGTTTAGTTTATTTCATAGCAATACAACATATTGACCCATGAAACAGTAAGACTGTGACCATTCCACACCTAAAACACCACAAATTCATGTTAAACCCTGAAAGCTTAAAGATTTTAGTCCACATACCGAGAGAAAATGAATTCAGATTCCTGTTTATCAGATTGATGGGAGGAGCCGTGTTAGCACTTCAAGTATGAgatcaaaagtgaaagtaaaattaaACAAGTTACTGCTTGATCCCACAAACTCTCATGATCAGAATTTATTCAGACGCTTTAGACGATTGTAACTTAATGTTGAGCTGAAGGTAAGAATGATTAATTAACTGAGTCTGTGTGAGTCTAACATTAGTGTAGCTGAGAGGTCATGTATGTGATTTCAACATATATTGAATGTAAATTAGGTTAAAgaataaatacaatgaataAGGATTAGAGCAGTGTTGTAATGTGCAGCTATTAACCTAAAAATCTGTTTCATTGTGATGTTTGTGAGGTTGTGTTGACTCTTTTCTTTTTACTACCTGCTTGTAAACGTTTAATCCTATTGCAAATGTTGATGAAGATTTGAATGTGTGTGCATATGATCAGTATTGAATAAAAGATGTTAGCATTACAGGATGAACTTGTAGGTTCAGTGAGTTAAAccttttttaattatttcagATTGCTCATTTATGCATCATTTATTGTAAAGCCCTGTTTGTGGGTATCTGCGTGCCATCTGATTGCCAGGCTGTCATGTTAATCAATTTAAAACTCTGTCTGACTTGTTAGACATTTTCGTTTTATTGAAAGAGAAAGTGATTGTATGTATGAATGTAAAATTTGTGTTTGTACTTATTTTTGTAAAAGTTTTGtgtctaaaaacattttttattttgtcatgttttttaAGAAGCTGTGTTTTGGAGTGATGGAGTTCATTTGTGTGACTCTGATGATTATTATTGGAATCACAGATTCAACAGCAGGTAAAGATTCACACATTATAACTAACATATTCACTTTTCTGTGTATAAAACTGTCTAAAAGTAGACAGCTGATAATAGAAGAATGTTTACAAGGCCATTGTTACAAAAAATgactatttattttttgcatgaatggtttatttaatgttaacatAATGAAACCACACCTCTCTGACAGCAGATTTCTGTTTTCTGTCTCTAACAGATCAGTTTGCTGTTGTTGGACCTGTAGCTCCTTTGATCGCTATACCTGGTAAGGATGTGATTCTTAAACCCAACATCAGTGCTGTAAATATGAGAGTCGAGTGGTTTAGACTTGATCTCAAAGACTCAGTAGTTCATCTCTATGAAGATCATGAAGATAAAAACACAAATCAGCTTCAGTCGTACAGAGAAAGAACTGAAGTGTTTAAAGATGAACTACAGAAAGGAAACACATCACTTAAACTATCAAGAGTTCAGATCTCTGATGAAGGACTTTATAAGTGTTTTATTGAGTATAAATCCTGGAGTGATGACATCACTGTTGATCTCCGAGTTGAAGGTGACCAAAGTGATTTTCAGTATTGGTTTTAGTGCTTGTATGTTTTCATAATCACAACAagctaaaagaaaaaaaaaatcataaaataatcacttaataatgtttttttacccTTGATGTGTGTAGAAACTGTAGGAAGTCCTCCACTCATCACTGTAGATGGATTTGATGTTTCTGGTGGACTTCATCTTCAGTGTGAATCTAAAGGTTGGAACCCTAAACCTGAACTTGTGTGGCTGAACAGTAAAGGAGTCACTTTGACATCTGAAActacagacaaacagagagacaCAGATGGATTCAGAGTGAAACACATGATCACTGTATATAACAGAGACAGTAAATATCACTGTAGAGTCAAACTGAGACATCACATGATGGAGACTCAGATTATTACATCAAGTAAGTACACAAACACTGATTCTagttatgttgtttatttaatcttaatacacggctctctggaatgcttgattctgattggtcagttgagacatttgcaggttcgttcttttcaaataataatcgctccaaagtaataacgcatagctggtactacactctaaaaaaacaaacggtgctatatagcaccaaaacaattgctttggatcgtaacgatagaagaaccattttagtgccatatagcaccggtgaagaaccagtgaagcaccagtgaagcaccagtgaagcaccagtgtagaaccatataggggccatatagcaccacatatggttctacatagcactatatggttctacacaggtgcttcactggtgcttcactggtgcttcactggttcttcaccggtgctgtaTGGCGCTAGGagtggttcttctatcgttgcGATCCGGGGCGACGGTTTTGGTGCTATGTTGCACCGATTGTTTTTTATAGTGTACTtgtacgagtaaaatcgctccgcgccaataaagatcaataaagattagtgtctgtttggcgccatcttgtgacaaacactggacaaccacgacaagacacagacagctactgagactgaacttgacaaaatagagcatgacagctacaaaatggagacagacaagtatgaagcagaggatcttaataagctattacgatcattttatgcatctgtgcaaagtttcgcggaaggataaaaatgttaatataaaacaaatatgccaataaaatgtttcaaattcatattcatgtccgttttttttcttatgtgacaagtagccgtgtaataagcaggataatgtagaggcagccggtagttatcgggaaataagccccttcagtgtgatacaagaccctccgcttcgcgtcgggtcctgatcacactgtcggggcttatttcccaataactaccggctgcctctacattatcccttacttatgaTGATTTGATGCAGTAATACATGAAAATATTCATAATTTAAGTGAATATAATCAATGATATAAGATAAAGAGAGTTTTGTTTTACaggtaaaatgtttaactctttgaGGTCATCAGGGATCATGATTTCTTTTATATCTGTGCTCGGTGTGATCGCTGTAATATTGATCGCTGTGTTCATCTATAGACACAGAGGTAACATTCatgtttgttatatttattataatgtatgtactgtatagaGTGTGA
This window of the Misgurnus anguillicaudatus chromosome 19, ASM2758022v2, whole genome shotgun sequence genome carries:
- the LOC129426072 gene encoding butyrophilin-like protein 3, with the translated sequence MEFICVTLMIIIGITDSTADQFAVVGPVAPLIAIPETVGSPPLITVDGFDVSGGLHLQCESKGWNPKPELVWLNSKGVTLTSETTDKQRDTDGFRVKHMITVYNRDSKYHCRVKLRHHMMETQIITSREKAYRFPNESKRIQTLKKNEL